One window of the Larus michahellis chromosome 24, bLarMic1.1, whole genome shotgun sequence genome contains the following:
- the SETDB1 gene encoding histone-lysine N-methyltransferase SETDB1 isoform X3 yields the protein MPPSILRDLQGHPRPPSTPRAPHCPPGPSGPPQHPQSSPSPPRALRAPQGPPGPPQLSSAPQDPQSRLAPPKTLRAPQDPPAPSEPPKDPQHPQSPRRLPSIPTALRGPHRPHHHKATSTLRANPSSPGDPPPPGPQHPPGPPRPLSPPHPRQALPITFPQGAALRLFPGRCPFKRRWLLPPARARWAGRAGWRQRPAPRACALPSWRPAGETRAPRWPLLPEVTSNSFRFRGGAPPFPLSPPQQPGARRAPGLGAAEMDSQEIKELQQEVMEELGISMEELQDIIDKELEKFECVKQRKQQLEELEKCVKQKEEEVARVDRLFDDASRAIDKCEILVKDLYSKLGLQYRESSSEDEDSAAKPMEVIEIPDEDDDDVMSIDSGWKHSDSSSRIAKDQTLLREAMAAMRKSAQDVQRFMDAVNKKTNAQDAQKDAQTPQETPGSAQPVGPAVAGSDLINDGDLNVGMRILGKKRTKTWHKGTLIAIQTVAAGKKYKVKFDNKGKSLLSGNHIAYDYHPSPEKHYVGSRVVAKYKDGNQVWLYAGIVAETPNVKNKDRFLIFFDDGYASYVKEWELYPICRPLKKTWEDIEDVSCRDFIEEYITAYPNRPMVLLKNGQLIKTEWEGTWWKSRVEEVDGSLVKILFLDDKRCEWIYRGSTRLEPMFSMKTSTASTQEKKQSGQARTRPNVGAVRSKGPVVQYTQDLTGAGTQYKPLEQMQAASLAARSVSPQPAEMEHWPPAALYSSTWTDLLADLADLRGTENSGSVAGLGGHGPNLIKLSHSQVAHVPPDARGPSGTFSELQASAEGGLDEGGTQPCDEGSVLENTRVPEHLLWDFSNFLGERDAVPVHFCHHCGFPIRICGRLVPCQHVFCCDCALLYGQKGERRCPSCKEPVQHVNLYFPDAL from the exons atgccccccagcatcctcagAGATCTCCAGGGTCACCcaaggccccccagcacccccagagctccccattgccccccaggaccctcaggacccccccagcaccctcagagcTCCCCATCGCCCCCCAGGGCCCTCAGAGCTCCCCAaggtcccccaggacccccacagCTCTCCAGCGCCCCCCAGGATCCTCAGAGCCGCCTAGCGCCCCCCAAGACACTCAgagccccccaagaccccccagcaccctcagagccccccaaggacccccagcaccctcagagcCCCCGAaggctccccagcatccccacagcTCTCCGGGGCCcacacaggccccaccaccacaAAGCCACTAGTACCCTCCGGGCCAATCCATCCTCCCCGGGCGACCCACCACCGCctggcccccagcacccccccgggcccccccggcccctcagccCGCCCCACCCCCGCCAAGCCCTTCCCATCACCTTCCCGCAGGGGGCAGCACTGCGCCTTTTCCCGGGGCGCTGCCCCTTTAAGCGCCGCTGGCTCCTCCCCCCTGCGCGTGCGCGTTGGGCCGGCCGCGCGGGCTGGCGTCAACGGCCCGCCCCTCGCGCGTGCGCACTGCCCTCGTGGCGGCCGGCGGGGGAGACGCGCGCTCCTCGGTGGCCGCTGTTACCGGAAGTAACGTCAAACAGCTTCCGGTTTCGGGGGGGggctccccctttccccctttctcctccccaACAACCGGGGGCGCGGCGGGCCCCGGGCCTCG GCGCAGCAGAAATGGATTCCCAGGAGATCAAAGAGCTGCAGCAAGAAGTGATGGAGGAGCTGGGAATCTCCATGGAGGAGCTCCAGGATATCATCGACAAAGAGCTGGAGAAGTTTGAGTGTGTgaagcagaggaagcagcagctggaggagctggagaagtgcgtgaaacagaaggaagaagaggtggcTCGCGTTGACCGGCTCTTTGATGATGCTTCAAG agcCATTGATAAATGTGAGATACTGGTGAAGGATCTGTACTCCAAGCTGGGACTCCAGTACCGTGAGAGCAGTTCTGAGGATGAGGATTCGGCTGCCAAGCCCATGGAAGTGATTGAGATCCCAGATGAAGACGACGATGATGTCATGAGTATCGATTCGGGCTGGAAGCACA GTGACAGCAGTTCCAGAATTGCAAAGGATCAGACTCTG cTGCGGGAAGCCATGGCTGCAATGAGAAAGTCTGCCCAGGATGTTCAGAGATTTATGGATGCCgtgaacaagaaaacaaatgccCAGGATGCACAAAAAG ATGCACAGACCCCTCAGGAAACTCCTGGCTCTGCCCAGCCTGTTGGTCCCGCAGTGGCCGGGAGCGATCTCATCAATGACGGTGATCTGAACGTTGGCATGAGGATCCTGGGCAAGAAGAGAACCAAAACGTGGCACAAAGGAACTCTGATTGCAATCCAGACAGTCG CTGCTGGTAAGAAGTACAAAGTGAAATTTGATAATAAAGGGAAGAGTTTGCTTTCTGGCAATCACATCGCTTACGACTATCACCCCTCGCCTGAGAAACACTACGTTGGCAGCAGGGTTGTGGCAAAATACAAGGACGGGAATCAGGTTTGGCTGTACGCTGGCATTGTGGCTGAAACCCCAAACGTAAAGAATAAAGACAG gttCCTGATCTTCTTTGATGATGGCTACGCTTCATATGTCAAGGAGTGGGAGCTGTACCCGATCTGCAGGCCAC TGAAAAAGACCTGGGAAGACATAGAGGATGTTTCCTGTCGCGATTTCATCGAGGAGTACATCACAGCGTACCCCAACCGCCCCATGGTGCTGCTGAAGAACGGCCAGCTCATCAAAACGGAGTGGGAAGGGACTTGGTGGAAATCCAGAGTGGAAGAAGTGGATGGCAGTCTGGTCAAAATCCTGTTCCTG GATGACAAACGCTGTGAGTGGATTTACCGGGGTTCCACGCGCCTCGAGCCCATGTTCAGCATGAAAACTTCCACAGCCTCCAcccaagaaaagaagcaaagtgGACAAGCAAGGACACGTCCCAACGTCG GTGCTGTCAGGAGCAAAGGGCCTGTAGTACAATATACGCAAGATTTAACGGGAGCTGGTACCCAGTACAAACCTTTAGAGCAAATGCAGGCAGCCTCGCTGGCTGCACGGTCCGTTTCTCCGCAGCCTGCTGAGATGGA GCACTGGCCCCCGGCTGCCTTGTATTCCTCCACTTGGACTGACCTGCTCGCAGACCTCGCTGACTTACGAGGCACTGAGAACTCGGGATCAGTGGCTGGTCTCGGTGGTCACGGACCAAACCTGATAAAGCTAAGCCACAGCCAAGTCGCACATGTGCCCCCTGACGCAAGGGGCCCAAGCGGGACGTTCTCGGAGCTGCAGGCTAGTGCCGAAGGAGGCCTGGATGAAGGAGGAACTCAGCCTTGTGATGAAGGGAGCGTGTTGGAGAACACCAGGGTACCTGAGCATCTGCTCTGGGACTTCAGTAACTTTCTAGGGGAGAGAGATGCTGTCCCGGTTCATTTTTGCCACCACTGTGGATTTCCTATCCGAATCTGTGGACGCCTGGTCCCCTGCCAGCACGTCTTCTGCTGTGACTGCGCCTTGCTGTATGggcaaaagggagaaaggagatgtCCCAGCTGTAAGGAACCCGTGCAGCACGTGAATCTTTATTTCCCGGATGCTCTCTAG